Proteins from a single region of Bradyrhizobium diazoefficiens:
- a CDS encoding Spy/CpxP family protein refolding chaperone — protein MRKFTIAAIAVLSIAGSGAVYAQYHHPWMEHFRHIRMNPEDRAAFVDARIAAVHAGLKLNADQEKLWPPVEAAVRDFAKLRIDRANARMNPAPGNDDTPDDPVARLRQRADDMGASSAALKKIADAADPLYKTLDEGQKRRLALLTRHRGPFGGGEDGPRHHFMDRMMERGMDHFRGGDRDDGPDREGRL, from the coding sequence ATGAGAAAGTTCACCATCGCCGCCATCGCCGTGCTCAGCATCGCCGGCTCGGGCGCGGTCTATGCCCAATATCATCACCCGTGGATGGAGCACTTCCGCCACATCCGCATGAACCCGGAGGACCGCGCCGCCTTCGTCGACGCGCGGATCGCCGCCGTCCATGCCGGGCTGAAGCTCAATGCCGATCAGGAGAAGCTGTGGCCGCCGGTCGAGGCCGCCGTGCGCGACTTCGCCAAGCTGCGCATCGACCGCGCCAATGCGCGGATGAACCCCGCCCCCGGCAATGACGATACGCCGGATGATCCGGTCGCCCGCCTGCGCCAGCGCGCCGACGACATGGGTGCGAGCTCGGCGGCCCTGAAGAAGATCGCGGACGCCGCCGATCCCCTCTACAAGACCTTGGACGAGGGCCAGAAGCGACGCCTCGCCCTGCTGACCCGCCACCGCGGCCCGTTCGGCGGCGGCGAAGACGGCCCGCGCCACCACTTCATGGACCGCATGATGGAGCGTGGCATGGACCACTTCCGCGGCGGCGACCGCGACGACGGTCCGGATCGGGAAGGGCGTCTTTGA
- a CDS encoding TRAP transporter substrate-binding protein: protein MRTFAAVASILGLALGLAGPASAQSPIIIKFSHVVAADTPKGKASEKFKELAEKYTNGKVKIEVYPNSSLYKDKEELEALQLGSVQMLAPSNSKFGPLGIREFEVFDLPYILPDLKTLRKVTEGPLGAKLLKLLEPKGITGLAYWDNGFKQMSANKKLVAPSDYQGVKFRIQSSRVLQAQFKALGSLPQVMAFSEVYQALQTGVVDGQENTWSNIYTQKMHEVQKYITETNHGYIGYVVIVNKKFWEDLPADIRDQLSKAMKEATDFNNAQSQKENDAALAEIKKSSKSEIVKLTPEQDDAMRKAMEPVYKEAASRIGQPLIDEFQKEARSTTN from the coding sequence ATGCGCACCTTCGCGGCCGTCGCGTCCATCTTGGGACTGGCACTTGGCTTGGCTGGGCCGGCGTCGGCTCAATCACCGATCATCATCAAATTCAGCCACGTCGTCGCGGCCGATACGCCGAAGGGCAAGGCGTCCGAGAAGTTCAAGGAGCTCGCCGAGAAATACACGAACGGCAAGGTCAAGATCGAGGTTTACCCGAACTCCTCGCTCTACAAGGACAAGGAGGAGCTCGAGGCGCTGCAGCTCGGCAGCGTGCAGATGCTGGCGCCGTCCAACTCGAAATTCGGCCCGCTCGGCATCCGCGAGTTCGAGGTGTTCGATCTGCCCTACATCCTTCCCGACCTGAAGACGTTGCGGAAGGTGACGGAAGGCCCGCTCGGCGCAAAGCTGCTCAAGCTGCTCGAGCCGAAGGGCATCACCGGCCTTGCCTATTGGGACAACGGCTTCAAGCAGATGAGCGCCAACAAGAAGCTGGTGGCACCGAGCGATTATCAGGGTGTCAAATTCCGCATCCAGTCCTCGCGCGTGCTGCAGGCCCAGTTCAAGGCACTCGGCTCGCTGCCGCAGGTGATGGCGTTCTCGGAAGTCTACCAAGCGCTGCAGACCGGCGTGGTCGACGGCCAGGAGAACACCTGGTCGAACATCTACACCCAGAAGATGCACGAGGTGCAGAAGTACATCACCGAGACCAACCACGGCTACATCGGCTACGTCGTGATCGTGAACAAGAAGTTCTGGGAAGATCTGCCGGCCGACATCCGCGACCAGCTGTCCAAGGCGATGAAGGAGGCGACCGACTTCAACAACGCGCAGTCGCAAAAGGAAAACGACGCCGCGCTAGCCGAGATCAAGAAGAGCAGCAAGAGCGAAATCGTCAAGCTTACGCCGGAGCAGGATGACGCAATGCGCAAGGCGATGGAGCCGGTCTACAAGGAAGCGGCAAGCCGCATCGGTCAGCCGTTGATAGACGAATTCCAGAAGGAAGCCAGGAGCACGACCAATTAG
- a CDS encoding 2-isopropylmalate synthase — protein sequence MAPANKSDKDRVIVFDTTLRDGEQCPGATMTFEEKLEVAELLDDMGVDVIEAGFPITSEGDFQAVSEIARRSKNAVIAGLSRAHPADIDRCAEAVKFAKRGRVHTVIATSPLHMRVKLNKTPEQVIETSVAMVARARNQIDDVEWSAEDGTRSEMDYLCRIVEAVIKAGATTVNIPDTVGYTVPEEYTHFMKTLIERVPNSDKAVFSVHCHNDLGMAVANSLAGVVGGARQVECTINGIGERAGNAALEEIVMAINVRNDKFPYWNKIDTTQLTRASKLVSAATSFPVQYNKAIVGRNAFAHESGIHQDGVLKDASTYEIMRPEMVGLKQSSLVLGKHSGRHAFVHKLEEMGYKLGPNQLEDAFTRMKALADRKKDIYDEDIEALVDEEMAASHDRIKLTSLTVIAGTHGPQRATMKLDVDGQIKIEEAEGNGPVDAVFNCIKRLVPHEAKLELYQVHAVTEGTDAQAEVSVRLSQEGRAMTARAADPDTLVASAKAYLGALNKIVMKRQRDTVTTAAAS from the coding sequence ATGGCCCCCGCGAACAAGTCCGACAAGGACCGCGTTATCGTTTTCGACACCACGCTGCGCGACGGCGAGCAGTGTCCCGGCGCCACCATGACCTTCGAGGAGAAGCTCGAGGTCGCCGAGCTGCTGGATGATATGGGCGTCGACGTCATCGAGGCCGGTTTCCCCATCACCTCCGAAGGCGACTTCCAGGCTGTGAGCGAGATAGCCCGCCGCTCCAAGAACGCCGTGATCGCCGGCCTGTCGCGTGCGCACCCGGCCGACATCGACCGCTGCGCTGAAGCGGTGAAATTTGCAAAACGCGGCCGCGTCCACACCGTGATCGCGACTTCGCCGCTGCACATGCGGGTGAAGCTGAACAAGACGCCGGAGCAGGTGATCGAGACCTCGGTTGCTATGGTCGCGCGCGCGCGAAACCAGATCGACGACGTCGAATGGTCGGCCGAGGACGGCACCCGCAGCGAGATGGACTATCTGTGCCGTATCGTCGAAGCCGTCATCAAGGCCGGCGCCACCACGGTGAACATCCCCGACACCGTCGGCTACACGGTGCCGGAGGAATACACCCACTTCATGAAGACGCTGATCGAGCGCGTGCCGAACTCCGACAAGGCGGTGTTCTCCGTGCACTGCCATAACGATCTCGGCATGGCGGTGGCGAATTCGCTCGCCGGCGTCGTCGGCGGCGCGCGCCAGGTCGAGTGCACCATCAACGGTATCGGCGAGCGCGCCGGCAACGCCGCGCTCGAAGAGATCGTGATGGCGATCAACGTGCGCAACGACAAATTCCCGTACTGGAACAAGATCGACACCACGCAGCTCACCCGCGCCTCGAAGCTGGTGTCGGCGGCGACCTCGTTCCCGGTGCAATACAACAAGGCCATCGTCGGCCGGAATGCCTTTGCACATGAGAGCGGCATCCATCAGGACGGCGTGCTGAAGGACGCTTCCACCTACGAGATCATGCGGCCCGAAATGGTCGGCCTGAAGCAGTCCTCGCTGGTGCTCGGCAAGCATTCGGGACGTCATGCCTTCGTGCACAAGCTGGAGGAGATGGGCTACAAGCTCGGCCCGAACCAGCTGGAAGACGCGTTCACGCGGATGAAGGCGCTCGCCGACCGCAAGAAGGACATCTACGACGAGGACATCGAGGCGCTGGTCGACGAGGAGATGGCGGCCTCGCACGACCGCATCAAGCTGACCTCGCTGACCGTGATCGCCGGCACCCACGGCCCGCAGCGCGCGACCATGAAGCTCGACGTCGACGGCCAGATCAAGATCGAGGAAGCGGAGGGCAACGGTCCTGTCGATGCGGTGTTCAACTGCATCAAGCGCCTGGTGCCGCACGAGGCCAAGCTCGAGCTGTATCAGGTCCACGCTGTCACCGAAGGCACCGACGCGCAGGCGGAAGTGTCGGTGCGGCTGTCGCAGGAGGGACGCGCGATGACGGCCCGCGCGGCGGATCCGGATACGCTGGTGGCGTCCGCAAAGGCCTATCTCGGCGCACTCAACAAGATCGTCATGAAGCGCCAGCGCGACACCGTCACGACGGCTGCGGCGAGCTGA
- a CDS encoding SOS response-associated peptidase — MCGRFVITSAPEALRQLFGYIEQPNFPSRYNVAPTQPIPVVLVENGARHFRLMRWGLLPAWVKDPRGFTLLINARSETVLEKPAFKKAIRRRRGLIPADGYYEWKAVDGRKQPFFIRRADGAPLGFAAVFETWIGPNGEELDTVAIVTAAAGGDLAALHDRVPVTISPRDFERWLDSRSDEVDAILPLITAPRIGEFAWHPVSTRVNRVANDDEQLLLPISAEEMEAEAPKSKKVARKVAGAAADDGQGTLF; from the coding sequence ATGTGTGGACGCTTCGTCATTACTTCGGCCCCCGAGGCTTTGCGGCAATTGTTCGGCTACATCGAGCAGCCGAATTTTCCGTCCCGGTACAATGTCGCGCCGACGCAACCGATTCCGGTCGTCCTGGTCGAGAATGGCGCCCGCCATTTCCGACTGATGCGCTGGGGCCTGTTGCCGGCCTGGGTCAAGGACCCCCGGGGCTTTACGTTGCTGATCAACGCCCGCTCGGAGACGGTACTGGAGAAGCCGGCGTTCAAGAAAGCTATACGCCGGCGGCGCGGGCTGATCCCGGCCGATGGCTATTACGAATGGAAGGCGGTCGACGGCCGCAAGCAGCCGTTCTTCATTCGTCGCGCCGATGGCGCGCCGCTCGGCTTTGCCGCGGTGTTCGAGACCTGGATCGGGCCGAACGGCGAGGAACTCGACACGGTCGCGATCGTCACGGCGGCGGCAGGCGGGGACCTCGCCGCGCTGCATGACCGCGTGCCCGTCACCATCAGCCCGCGCGATTTCGAGCGCTGGCTCGATTCTCGCAGCGACGAGGTCGATGCGATCCTGCCGCTGATCACCGCCCCGCGCATCGGCGAATTCGCCTGGCACCCGGTCTCCACCCGCGTCAACCGCGTCGCCAATGACGATGAGCAGCTGCTCTTGCCGATCAGCGCGGAAGAGATGGAGGCGGAAGCGCCGAAGTCGAAGAAGGTCGCGCGGAAGGTTGCAGGCGCGGCGGCGGATGACGGGCAGGGGACGTTGTTCTAG
- a CDS encoding NUDIX domain-containing protein yields MVSVTQPTHPQIAVSVAIFRDGKVLLTRRARSPAKGFYSLPGGRIEFGESLHQALSREVDEETGLDIEIVGLAGWREVLPAAPGAGHYLIMSFAARWVAREPALNNELDDYRWIAPDALGSLGDLKLTGGLEEIIQSAARLIGA; encoded by the coding sequence ATGGTGTCCGTCACCCAGCCTACCCATCCCCAGATCGCGGTCAGTGTCGCGATTTTCCGCGATGGCAAGGTGCTTCTGACCCGCCGCGCCCGTTCGCCCGCCAAAGGATTCTATTCGCTGCCCGGCGGCCGGATCGAGTTCGGCGAATCGCTGCACCAAGCGCTGAGCCGCGAGGTGGACGAGGAGACCGGGCTCGATATCGAGATCGTCGGCCTGGCCGGCTGGCGTGAGGTGCTGCCAGCCGCACCCGGCGCCGGCCACTATCTCATCATGTCCTTCGCCGCCCGCTGGGTGGCCAGAGAACCGGCTTTGAACAACGAGCTCGACGATTACCGCTGGATCGCCCCGGACGCGCTGGGCAGCCTCGGCGACCTCAAGCTGACCGGGGGCCTGGAGGAGATCATCCAGTCGGCCGCGCGCCTGATTGGTGCCTGA
- a CDS encoding TIGR02301 family protein: MSTRFLAIFALILACASAPARAQDVAAPFDADLQRLAEILGGLHYLRGICGANEGNKWRSEMQALIDAETPSGERRTRMIAAFNRGYNGFQQTYRSCTPAATVAIRRYIEEGSKISRDLTARYAN; encoded by the coding sequence ATGTCGACGCGATTTCTGGCCATTTTTGCCTTGATTCTCGCCTGCGCTTCCGCGCCCGCCCGGGCCCAGGACGTGGCGGCGCCGTTTGATGCCGATTTGCAGCGGCTGGCCGAGATCCTCGGCGGGCTGCACTATCTGCGCGGCATCTGCGGGGCCAACGAGGGCAACAAATGGCGCAGCGAGATGCAGGCGTTGATCGATGCCGAAACTCCCTCCGGCGAGCGCCGCACCCGTATGATCGCGGCCTTCAACCGCGGCTATAACGGCTTTCAGCAGACCTACCGGAGCTGCACGCCGGCGGCGACGGTGGCGATCCGCCGTTATATCGAGGAAGGCTCGAAGATCTCGCGGGATTTGACGGCGCGTTACGCGAACTAG
- a CDS encoding cupredoxin domain-containing protein: MMSGRLSSIAIALVFAAIAVPAHAAIIEITMENLVISPAEVSAKVGDTIAWINKDVFAHTATAQNGDFDVTLPPNKSATLVLKKAGTVEYYCRYHPNMKATLKIAP, encoded by the coding sequence ATGATGTCGGGACGGCTGTCGTCGATCGCTATAGCGCTTGTTTTCGCGGCGATTGCTGTCCCGGCGCACGCGGCAATCATCGAGATCACGATGGAGAATCTCGTGATCTCACCGGCTGAAGTGTCGGCAAAGGTCGGGGACACCATCGCATGGATCAACAAGGACGTCTTCGCCCACACAGCCACCGCGCAGAACGGCGATTTCGACGTCACGCTGCCGCCGAACAAGTCGGCGACGTTAGTTCTTAAGAAAGCCGGAACGGTCGAGTACTACTGCCGCTATCATCCCAACATGAAAGCGACGCTCAAGATCGCGCCGTGA
- a CDS encoding DUF4142 domain-containing protein, translating into MFVRWSAAIAAAVLLSSPALLQGARAADKLTDPQIAHIAYTAGVIDINAAKQAQKKAKNKDVKAFADDMVRDHEAVNKQALALVKKLNVTPEDNDTSKALSKQASEKLAELDKLSGAAFDKAYVANEVAYHKTVNGALETQLIPSASNAELKSLLQTGLKIFQGHQQHAEHVAAELK; encoded by the coding sequence ATGTTCGTTCGTTGGAGCGCGGCGATCGCCGCAGCCGTTCTGTTGTCCAGCCCTGCGCTGCTGCAAGGCGCGAGGGCCGCGGACAAGCTCACCGATCCGCAGATCGCCCACATCGCCTACACCGCAGGCGTCATCGACATCAACGCAGCCAAGCAGGCGCAGAAGAAAGCCAAGAACAAGGACGTCAAGGCGTTTGCCGACGACATGGTGCGCGACCACGAGGCGGTCAACAAGCAGGCACTGGCGCTGGTCAAGAAGCTGAACGTCACCCCTGAAGACAACGACACCAGCAAGGCGCTGTCGAAGCAGGCGAGTGAGAAACTGGCCGAGCTCGACAAGCTGAGCGGTGCGGCGTTCGACAAGGCCTATGTCGCGAACGAGGTCGCCTACCACAAGACGGTCAACGGCGCGCTCGAGACCCAGCTCATTCCGTCCGCCAGTAATGCCGAGCTGAAGAGCCTGTTGCAGACCGGCCTGAAGATTTTTCAGGGCCATCAGCAGCACGCCGAGCACGTCGCGGCCGAGCTGAAGTAA
- a CDS encoding RNA polymerase sigma factor has product MQRTAADLAPGAKTSEMRRSEADLIERARGRDEAALREIMQANNRRLYRLARGILRSDSEAEDVVQETYVRAFTHLDGFRGESGLSTWLSRIAINEALGRARNAKPHVELGAVGEAALEAQIIKFPVSPPGDPERTMAQREIQRVVERAIDELPDVFRMVFVARVMEGMNIEETADLLGVKPETVKTRLHRARTMLRENVEKEIGPVMMDAFPFAGWRCERLTVSVLKRLGIGG; this is encoded by the coding sequence ATGCAACGGACCGCAGCCGACCTGGCCCCCGGCGCCAAGACATCCGAAATGCGGAGATCGGAAGCCGATCTGATCGAGCGCGCGCGCGGCCGTGACGAGGCCGCGTTGCGGGAGATCATGCAGGCCAATAACCGCAGGCTCTACCGTCTCGCTCGCGGCATCCTGCGCAGCGACAGCGAGGCCGAGGATGTGGTGCAGGAGACCTATGTCCGCGCCTTCACCCATCTCGACGGCTTCCGCGGCGAGTCCGGGCTGTCGACTTGGCTGTCGCGGATTGCCATCAACGAGGCGCTTGGCCGGGCGCGCAACGCCAAGCCGCATGTCGAGCTCGGCGCGGTGGGCGAAGCCGCGCTCGAGGCGCAGATCATCAAGTTTCCCGTTTCTCCTCCAGGCGATCCGGAAAGGACCATGGCCCAACGTGAAATCCAGCGCGTCGTCGAACGCGCCATCGACGAGTTGCCGGATGTTTTTCGCATGGTCTTCGTCGCGCGGGTCATGGAGGGCATGAACATCGAGGAGACCGCCGATCTGCTCGGCGTGAAGCCGGAGACCGTGAAGACGCGGCTGCACCGCGCCCGCACCATGCTGCGCGAGAACGTCGAGAAGGAGATCGGCCCGGTGATGATGGATGCGTTCCCGTTCGCCGGCTGGCGCTGCGAGCGCCTGACCGTGTCAGTGCTGAAGCGGCTCGGAATCGGCGGCTGA
- a CDS encoding sulfurtransferase, with protein MTRFSTAQQLFMMPEVAQLEAAFGRHGLDASKTIVLYSIGTMMWSTRFWWMLRSLGVDAQVLDGGFDKWKTDGRPVETGVPKGYPATAFKAAPRAGFFVDKNVVMARIGDPSTVIVNALGPQFHQGLEPSRYGRPGRVPGSVNVPAATLVNPDKTLTSLADAEAKFTAQGVTRDKTVILYCGGGISATIDLLMLTQLGYDKLTLYDASMGEWARDPALPIETD; from the coding sequence ATGACGCGATTTTCGACGGCGCAGCAGCTCTTCATGATGCCGGAGGTCGCCCAGCTGGAGGCCGCCTTTGGCCGCCATGGCCTCGATGCGTCCAAGACTATCGTGCTCTACAGCATCGGCACCATGATGTGGTCGACGCGGTTCTGGTGGATGCTGCGCTCGCTTGGCGTCGATGCCCAGGTGCTCGACGGCGGCTTTGACAAATGGAAGACCGATGGGCGGCCGGTTGAGACCGGTGTGCCGAAGGGCTATCCGGCGACGGCCTTCAAGGCCGCACCGCGCGCCGGCTTCTTCGTCGACAAGAATGTCGTGATGGCGCGGATCGGCGATCCCTCGACCGTGATCGTCAACGCGCTCGGGCCGCAGTTCCATCAAGGCCTCGAGCCGAGCCGTTACGGCCGGCCGGGCCGCGTGCCCGGCAGTGTCAACGTGCCGGCTGCGACGCTTGTGAATCCCGACAAGACCCTGACCTCGCTTGCCGATGCCGAAGCCAAATTCACCGCCCAGGGCGTCACGCGCGACAAGACCGTGATCCTCTATTGCGGCGGCGGCATCTCGGCGACGATCGACCTGCTCATGCTGACGCAACTCGGCTACGACAAGCTGACGCTGTACGACGCCTCCATGGGCGAATGGGCGAGGGACCCGGCGCTGCCGATCGAGACGGACTAG
- a CDS encoding carboxylesterase family protein — protein MRSLLALLAVFALLGTGRAVAQAVGQYPFALTREGQMLGAVEGEVASFKGLAYAAPPVGSLRWRPPQALPESSEMSTAYEYGAPCLQPSMPAAREDCLTLNVFRPFGVDGPLPVMVFIHGGGFVAGTADDPLFNGARFAQAGLIVVTVNYRLGALGWLTHPALSDGGSGNFGLMDQIAALHWVHDNIAAFGGDANNVTLFGNGAGATSIALLMLCAQSRDLFQKAILQSVPGRARLPSPQQAAAAGRQFVAALGQGVDLRSVAPARLLAAEKRLLDKIPRSFAPAIDGNLVTEDIADGFAARHESRIPLIIGSNDDETRFDGELEVKEALSSSGESIDELRQLYPDATRPSEVAASFYTDKVFSEPVRLLARLHAATGALTFRYRFAYVPEARGGDPDEGHGRELQFIFGVEGVPGAGIFSRRDREIANRLRAYWINFARSGDPNGAELPHWDAAANHDRLLLIANDRIASGDDPWVERLDRIARESKK, from the coding sequence ATGCGGTCCCTGCTTGCGCTCCTTGCAGTCTTTGCGTTGCTCGGCACCGGTAGGGCCGTCGCGCAGGCGGTCGGACAATATCCGTTTGCGTTGACGCGCGAAGGCCAGATGCTCGGCGCGGTCGAAGGCGAGGTGGCGTCGTTCAAGGGGCTCGCCTATGCAGCGCCGCCGGTGGGCAGCCTGCGCTGGCGTCCGCCCCAGGCCTTGCCCGAGAGCTCGGAGATGAGCACCGCCTACGAATACGGCGCGCCCTGTCTCCAGCCATCGATGCCGGCCGCGCGCGAGGATTGCCTCACGCTCAACGTGTTTCGCCCCTTCGGCGTCGACGGACCGCTGCCGGTGATGGTGTTCATCCATGGCGGCGGTTTCGTCGCGGGCACCGCCGACGATCCGCTGTTCAATGGGGCAAGGTTCGCGCAGGCCGGCCTGATCGTCGTGACCGTGAATTATCGTCTCGGCGCGCTCGGCTGGCTCACGCATCCCGCGCTGTCGGATGGCGGCTCCGGCAATTTTGGCCTGATGGACCAGATCGCCGCGCTGCACTGGGTGCACGACAACATCGCGGCCTTCGGCGGCGATGCGAACAACGTCACGCTATTCGGCAACGGCGCCGGCGCGACATCGATCGCGCTGCTGATGCTGTGCGCCCAATCGCGCGATCTCTTCCAAAAGGCCATTCTGCAATCGGTGCCCGGCCGCGCGCGCCTGCCTTCGCCACAGCAGGCTGCGGCTGCAGGGCGGCAGTTTGTCGCCGCGCTGGGACAGGGGGTGGATTTGCGCTCGGTCGCCCCGGCGCGGCTGCTCGCCGCTGAAAAGCGTCTGCTGGACAAAATACCGCGCAGCTTTGCGCCGGCGATCGATGGAAATCTGGTGACGGAAGACATCGCGGACGGATTTGCGGCCAGGCATGAGAGCCGCATTCCCCTGATCATCGGCTCGAACGACGATGAGACCCGCTTCGACGGCGAGCTGGAGGTCAAGGAGGCGCTGTCATCGTCGGGCGAGAGCATCGATGAGCTGCGCCAGCTCTATCCTGATGCCACGAGGCCGTCCGAGGTTGCGGCGAGCTTCTACACCGACAAGGTCTTTTCCGAGCCGGTGCGCCTGCTTGCCCGGCTTCATGCCGCGACCGGCGCGCTGACCTTCCGCTATCGCTTTGCCTATGTGCCGGAAGCCCGGGGCGGCGATCCCGACGAAGGCCACGGGCGCGAATTGCAGTTCATCTTCGGCGTGGAGGGCGTGCCAGGCGCGGGCATCTTTTCACGACGAGATCGCGAGATCGCAAACCGCTTGCGGGCTTACTGGATCAATTTCGCCAGGAGTGGTGATCCCAATGGCGCGGAGCTGCCGCATTGGGATGCGGCCGCGAACCACGATCGGCTGCTGCTGATCGCGAATGATCGCATCGCGAGCGGCGACGACCCCTGGGTAGAGCGTCTGGACCGGATCGCGCGCGAGAGCAAGAAGTGA